From Psychroflexus torquis ATCC 700755, the proteins below share one genomic window:
- a CDS encoding T9SS type A sorting domain-containing protein, producing the protein MKTITLIIVCLIIYSFQSQAQTQELLDNTWYLEKVVIDEVEYLTPSNDEINQVILDFDTDFINTYPAPSECFAFLGSIDFNNNNSSFSNSDASPSFPECNQEENSNFYVYYIDEFYWLESGNETQIFEYNITEESSALKKLTITNTNNDQAVYYSETLSIQDVDGFGTVILYPNPSQNEFSIESDVDIKQIKMYNQLGQVVLEFDDIKPQPSYNISVLSKGIYFVELSSVQGKKIVKKLIKN; encoded by the coding sequence ATGAAAACCATCACTCTTATTATAGTTTGTTTGATAATTTACTCATTTCAAAGTCAAGCTCAGACACAAGAACTTCTAGACAATACTTGGTATCTCGAAAAAGTAGTGATTGATGAAGTTGAATACTTAACTCCCAGTAATGATGAAATCAACCAGGTCATTCTTGATTTTGATACCGATTTTATCAATACATACCCAGCACCGTCGGAATGCTTTGCCTTTTTAGGATCAATAGATTTTAACAACAATAACTCATCATTTTCAAATAGTGATGCTTCGCCATCTTTTCCAGAATGCAATCAAGAGGAAAACTCAAATTTTTATGTGTATTATATAGATGAATTCTATTGGCTAGAATCTGGGAACGAAACTCAAATTTTTGAATACAATATCACCGAAGAGTCCTCAGCTCTTAAAAAACTTACCATTACCAATACCAATAATGATCAGGCCGTTTACTATTCAGAAACTTTGTCAATTCAAGATGTGGATGGTTTTGGAACAGTAATACTTTACCCTAATCCATCTCAAAATGAGTTTTCTATTGAAAGTGATGTAGATATAAAGCAAATTAAAATGTATAATCAGTTAGGGCAAGTTGTGTTGGAGTTTGATGATATTAAACCACAGCCATCATATAACATCTCAGTGCTGTCGAAAGGAATTTATTTTGTAGAGCTATCTTCTGTTCAAGGCAAGAAAATCGTGAAAAAACTTATCAAAAATTAA
- a CDS encoding acyl-CoA dehydrogenase family protein, translating into MDFKLTEEHEMIRQAARDFANNELKPGVIERDENEEFPKEQIKKLGELGFMGMMASPDYGGGGMDTVSYVLAMEELSKIDASASVVVSVNNSLVCWGLDTYGSEEQKKKYLSKLTTGEKIGAFCLSEPEAGSDATSQKTTAIDMGDHYVINGTKNWITNGNSASVYLVIAHTDKDKKHRGINAFIMEKNMEGFVVGPKERKMGIRGSDTHSLTFNDVKVPKENRIGEDGFGFKFAMKTLAGGRIGIAAQALGIAAGAYELAKSYSKIRKAFGTEIMNHQAIAFKLADMHTSIEAARHMVMKAAWDKDNGLNYDLSGAMAKLYASQVAMDVTIEAVQVHGGNGYVREYHVERMMRDAKITQIYEGTSEIQKIVISRSILAD; encoded by the coding sequence ATGGATTTTAAATTAACAGAAGAGCATGAGATGATTCGTCAGGCAGCGCGAGATTTTGCTAATAATGAATTGAAGCCTGGAGTTATAGAACGTGATGAAAATGAAGAATTTCCAAAGGAGCAAATTAAAAAACTTGGTGAGCTTGGATTTATGGGAATGATGGCTTCACCAGATTATGGTGGAGGGGGAATGGATACCGTTTCTTATGTCTTAGCGATGGAAGAACTTTCCAAAATAGATGCTTCTGCATCGGTTGTCGTTTCGGTGAATAATTCTTTGGTATGTTGGGGTTTAGATACATATGGTTCAGAAGAACAAAAGAAAAAATACCTTTCTAAGTTGACTACTGGCGAGAAAATTGGTGCATTTTGTTTAAGTGAGCCAGAAGCAGGCAGTGATGCAACGTCTCAAAAAACTACAGCTATCGATATGGGGGACCACTATGTGATCAACGGGACTAAAAACTGGATCACCAATGGTAACTCTGCAAGTGTGTACCTTGTGATTGCTCATACCGATAAAGACAAAAAACACAGAGGTATCAATGCTTTCATCATGGAGAAAAACATGGAAGGATTTGTTGTTGGACCTAAAGAGCGGAAAATGGGTATTCGTGGAAGCGATACGCACTCTTTGACTTTCAACGATGTGAAAGTGCCTAAAGAAAACAGAATAGGAGAAGATGGATTTGGTTTCAAATTCGCTATGAAAACCCTAGCCGGTGGAAGAATTGGTATTGCAGCTCAAGCTCTTGGTATTGCTGCTGGAGCTTATGAACTAGCTAAAAGCTATTCTAAAATAAGAAAAGCATTTGGAACTGAAATCATGAACCATCAGGCTATCGCTTTCAAACTTGCAGATATGCATACGAGTATTGAAGCAGCTCGCCATATGGTGATGAAAGCAGCTTGGGATAAGGACAATGGTCTTAACTACGATCTTTCTGGCGCTATGGCAAAACTTTACGCTTCGCAAGTGGCCATGGATGTGACTATAGAAGCCGTTCAAGTCCACGGAGGAAATGGGTATGTAAGAGAATACCACGTGGAACGTATGATGAGAGATGCCAAAATCACACAGATTTATGAAGGCACTTCAGAAATACAAAAAATAGTGATCTCCAGAAGTATTCTGGCAGATTAG
- a CDS encoding endonuclease/exonuclease/phosphatase family protein: MALNKSLVVFLSLLFVSTISLAQVKISSWNIRHLGNSKSKIEIEFMAETLRDFDAVAIQEVVAGNGGAQAVAKLADELNRKGSRWDYVVSKPTQGGTYSSERYAFLWKTSRLKVDRKAWLDLDCIEEFEREPYFIRFKFENQDFTLVNIHAVPKSKQPEQELKYLKLYPELYPDENFIFLGDFNLPESHSVFNPLKSKGFISALVNQKTSLKMKCKAGICLASEYDNIFIDSKAFKILKTGVDLFYETFTDLKSARMISDHIPIWVEFDFN, encoded by the coding sequence ATGGCTTTAAACAAATCCTTAGTTGTTTTTTTAAGTTTACTATTTGTATCCACAATAAGCCTTGCTCAAGTTAAGATTAGCTCTTGGAACATCCGACATTTAGGAAATTCTAAATCCAAAATTGAAATTGAGTTTATGGCAGAAACCTTGCGCGATTTTGATGCTGTTGCCATTCAAGAAGTAGTCGCTGGAAATGGCGGTGCGCAGGCGGTGGCCAAACTAGCCGATGAGCTCAATAGAAAAGGCTCACGTTGGGATTATGTGGTAAGCAAACCCACTCAAGGTGGAACTTACAGCTCGGAGCGATATGCATTTCTATGGAAAACTAGCCGATTGAAAGTTGACAGAAAAGCGTGGTTAGACCTAGATTGTATCGAGGAGTTTGAGCGGGAACCCTATTTTATAAGATTCAAATTTGAAAATCAAGATTTCACGCTTGTGAATATTCACGCTGTTCCAAAATCTAAACAACCAGAGCAAGAATTAAAATATTTAAAGCTTTACCCAGAGCTTTATCCCGATGAGAACTTTATATTCTTAGGAGATTTTAATTTACCCGAAAGCCATAGTGTATTTAATCCTTTAAAATCTAAAGGCTTTATTTCTGCACTAGTTAATCAAAAAACCAGTTTGAAAATGAAATGTAAAGCTGGAATTTGTCTGGCTTCAGAATATGATAATATATTTATAGACTCTAAAGCTTTTAAGATTCTAAAAACCGGCGTCGATTTGTTTTATGAAACATTCACAGACTTAAAATCTGCTAGAATGATTTCAGATCACATCCCTATTTGGGTTGAATTTGATTTCAACTAA
- the arfB gene encoding alternative ribosome rescue aminoacyl-tRNA hydrolase ArfB, which yields MFNKEALLRELEFQFALSGGPGGQHVNKTETKVILIWDLQKSGVFSASQKEQLQQRLASKINSEGLLKFNVSKTRSQHQNKKIAILNFEDLVKKALQKKKKRIKTKPSRSAKLKRLQKKKKHSEKKVNRQKPEL from the coding sequence ATGTTTAACAAAGAAGCGTTGCTTAGAGAATTAGAATTTCAATTTGCTTTAAGTGGTGGGCCTGGAGGTCAACATGTCAACAAGACAGAAACAAAGGTGATTTTGATTTGGGATCTTCAGAAGTCTGGAGTCTTTTCAGCATCACAAAAAGAACAGTTGCAACAACGCCTTGCTTCTAAAATCAATTCTGAAGGGCTCCTTAAATTCAACGTTTCTAAAACCCGAAGCCAACATCAAAATAAGAAAATAGCAATTTTAAATTTTGAGGATTTAGTAAAGAAAGCTCTTCAGAAGAAAAAAAAACGCATTAAAACAAAGCCTTCGCGATCTGCCAAACTTAAACGCCTTCAGAAAAAGAAAAAACATTCGGAAAAGAAAGTCAATCGCCAAAAGCCAGAGCTATAA
- a CDS encoding methyltransferase — MSAELEINKPEPIAISKEQKSFHRESNVESTIEDLIQGESILITEFYNDGISLLKELHNYLKRKLPNKSFKEQHEYRAEYFRLSNLILLEIIDQKIVAKRSPSIGWLEKFYSDNNHFFLTFPQVQGLNSAWQWYKNGVSIPVLRNKIHPYYGTYFPTRFEHLVLFDNWLKRYKGPKKTAIDVGVGSGVLSLQMVQHGFQKVYATDTNPNAIIGLKEFMGTTKLSRKIELDFGDLFGKWEKQSELIVFNPPWLPGTDTLGRMDSAIYYNETLFPDFFIAAKKRLLPDGKLVLIFSNLAEITNVTTVHPIEKELAEGNRFQLEKCYKKSVGAASQKTKRNPHWRSSEEVELWVLLPTYTKLDL; from the coding sequence ATGAGTGCTGAACTAGAAATAAATAAGCCAGAACCAATAGCGATTAGTAAAGAACAGAAATCGTTTCATCGTGAAAGTAATGTCGAGTCTACGATCGAGGACTTGATACAAGGTGAATCCATACTTATCACTGAGTTTTATAATGATGGCATATCCCTTCTTAAGGAATTGCACAATTATCTGAAACGTAAACTACCTAACAAATCCTTCAAAGAGCAGCATGAGTATCGCGCAGAATACTTTAGACTTTCGAATCTCATTTTATTGGAAATTATCGATCAAAAAATAGTAGCAAAGCGATCTCCTAGTATTGGATGGTTAGAAAAATTTTATTCAGATAACAATCATTTCTTTTTAACCTTTCCACAAGTACAGGGCCTGAATAGTGCATGGCAATGGTATAAAAACGGGGTCTCCATACCTGTACTGCGGAATAAAATACATCCTTATTACGGAACCTACTTTCCAACACGATTCGAGCATTTGGTTCTTTTTGATAATTGGTTGAAACGCTACAAAGGGCCAAAAAAAACAGCGATAGATGTTGGAGTAGGGAGTGGAGTTCTCTCTTTGCAAATGGTTCAACACGGTTTTCAAAAAGTCTATGCAACAGATACAAATCCTAATGCTATTATTGGATTAAAGGAGTTTATGGGAACCACAAAGCTATCTCGAAAGATCGAATTGGATTTTGGGGATCTTTTTGGGAAATGGGAAAAGCAAAGTGAATTGATTGTATTTAACCCACCTTGGTTGCCAGGAACTGATACTTTGGGACGTATGGACAGCGCCATTTATTATAATGAAACCTTATTTCCAGATTTTTTTATTGCTGCCAAAAAAAGACTGTTGCCAGACGGGAAGCTCGTGCTTATTTTCTCAAATTTAGCAGAAATAACAAATGTAACTACTGTTCATCCTATAGAGAAAGAATTAGCTGAAGGAAACAGATTTCAACTGGAAAAGTGTTATAAAAAATCTGTAGGAGCGGCCTCTCAAAAGACTAAAAGAAATCCGCATTGGCGATCCTCAGAAGAAGTAGAGCTTTGGGTGCTTTTACCAACTTATACCAAATTAGATTTATAA
- a CDS encoding TonB-dependent receptor yields MKTKLFLLCSILWGWQSFSQNYVVEGQVTENGKPLKDVSVYAKYTNYGAVTDENGNYQLNLEKGNYTIVFAHGNRQEVKLLLMSNQTLDMDMAKAEESLDEVLVKAFRVEADSPITHSNFTKKDIESRNLGQDIPVLLNVLPSVVSTTDAGNGIGYTSIRVRGSDASRVNVTLNGIPFNDQESQGAFWVNLPDFASSTENLQLQRGVGTSTNGSGAFGASVNILTEAKNDEASAEISNSIGSFNTRRHTVEFGTGLLEDKFTFSGRLSQIKSDGYVDRASSDLKSYFLQGTFQDGGTYIKALAFGGNNITYQAWYGIDKETLETDRTFNPSGMYTDEDGNRQFYDNEVDNYKQDHYQLHWNQKINKNWTSNLGLNYTYGRGYFEQYKENADLAFHEIEPLQIGGETIENSDLIRRRWLDNDYYVVNATINYTDNQLDFTSGLFYSHYTNDHFGEVIWSRFAGNSEIRDDYYFGTGTKQEFTAFTKATWRLNDQLSFFGDLQGRFVNYKTRGLTSDKVNLLVDQNFNFFNPKAGATFQVNEDQQLYASYGKAQREPRRSDFENGITNPEILDDFELGWRLDLGKSSINTNLYYMYYQDQMVLTGALDDVGAPVRETSGESYRLGLEIDADIKVSRLFSLRPNLTLSRNKNIDFRANLGGEVQNLGETNISYSPEIIGANQLIFHPNEVFQISLISKYVGEQYMGNIDSEVSLLDGFFTNDLNIVYEWKNAPLFKSVVFTGLVNNIFNVEYESNGYFFFGNFQNDAGQTESFEGAGYYPQAGINFLAGVTLKF; encoded by the coding sequence ATGAAAACCAAATTATTTCTACTATGCTCAATCCTTTGGGGTTGGCAATCCTTCTCACAAAACTACGTTGTAGAAGGACAAGTCACTGAAAACGGCAAACCGCTTAAAGATGTAAGTGTGTATGCTAAATATACCAACTACGGCGCTGTTACCGATGAGAATGGTAATTATCAACTAAATTTAGAAAAAGGCAACTACACCATAGTATTTGCACATGGGAATCGCCAAGAGGTTAAGCTACTGTTGATGTCTAACCAAACCTTGGATATGGATATGGCCAAAGCCGAAGAATCTCTTGATGAGGTTTTAGTAAAAGCCTTTAGAGTAGAGGCGGACTCGCCTATCACTCACTCTAATTTTACCAAAAAAGATATTGAGAGCCGAAATCTTGGACAAGACATCCCCGTTTTACTGAATGTGCTTCCTTCTGTGGTTTCTACTACCGATGCAGGTAATGGTATAGGCTATACGTCTATAAGAGTGAGGGGAAGTGACGCGTCTAGGGTAAACGTGACCCTAAACGGAATTCCTTTTAACGATCAGGAAAGTCAAGGTGCCTTTTGGGTCAACTTACCTGATTTTGCTTCCTCTACAGAAAACCTTCAGTTGCAAAGAGGGGTAGGAACCTCTACCAATGGTTCTGGAGCTTTTGGGGCTAGTGTTAATATCCTCACGGAAGCTAAAAATGACGAAGCAAGTGCAGAGATTAGCAATTCTATTGGATCGTTTAATACCAGAAGACACACTGTTGAATTTGGAACGGGACTTTTGGAAGACAAGTTTACATTCTCTGGCCGTTTATCTCAAATTAAATCGGATGGTTATGTAGATAGAGCTTCCTCTGATCTAAAGTCTTATTTCTTGCAGGGGACTTTCCAAGATGGAGGGACCTATATCAAGGCTCTTGCCTTTGGAGGTAATAATATTACTTACCAAGCTTGGTATGGTATAGACAAGGAAACCTTGGAAACCGATAGAACTTTCAATCCTTCAGGAATGTATACTGATGAAGATGGAAATAGGCAGTTTTACGATAATGAAGTTGATAATTATAAGCAAGACCATTATCAATTGCACTGGAATCAAAAAATAAATAAAAATTGGACGAGTAACCTTGGTTTAAACTATACCTATGGTCGTGGTTATTTTGAACAGTACAAAGAAAATGCAGATTTAGCTTTTCATGAGATTGAGCCACTGCAAATAGGTGGGGAAACCATAGAAAATTCAGATTTGATTCGCAGACGTTGGCTGGATAACGATTATTATGTGGTAAACGCCACGATAAATTATACAGATAACCAACTTGATTTTACGTCTGGATTATTTTATAGCCATTATACCAATGATCATTTTGGAGAAGTGATTTGGTCTAGGTTTGCTGGGAATTCAGAAATCCGAGACGACTATTATTTTGGAACTGGAACCAAGCAAGAATTTACAGCCTTTACAAAGGCCACTTGGAGGCTGAATGATCAATTGAGTTTTTTTGGCGATCTACAAGGAAGGTTTGTAAACTATAAGACCAGAGGTTTGACATCGGATAAGGTTAATCTTTTGGTGGATCAAAACTTTAATTTTTTCAACCCTAAAGCGGGAGCTACCTTTCAAGTTAATGAAGATCAACAACTCTATGCCTCTTATGGTAAAGCACAAAGAGAACCCAGGAGAAGTGATTTTGAAAACGGTATCACAAATCCAGAGATCCTCGACGATTTTGAATTGGGCTGGAGACTCGATTTAGGAAAGTCTTCGATTAATACTAATTTATACTATATGTATTACCAAGACCAAATGGTTTTGACTGGTGCTTTGGATGATGTGGGTGCGCCCGTAAGGGAGACTAGTGGGGAAAGTTACCGGTTAGGCTTAGAAATTGATGCTGATATAAAAGTGTCGAGATTATTTTCTCTTAGACCTAATTTGACTCTAAGCCGAAATAAAAACATTGATTTCAGAGCGAATTTAGGTGGTGAAGTTCAAAACCTTGGTGAAACTAATATTTCCTATTCTCCAGAAATTATAGGAGCTAATCAGTTGATATTTCACCCTAATGAAGTTTTTCAAATTAGCTTGATTTCTAAATATGTTGGAGAACAGTATATGGGTAATATCGATAGTGAAGTCTCCCTCCTAGATGGGTTTTTTACTAACGATTTGAACATTGTTTACGAGTGGAAAAATGCTCCCTTATTTAAGTCGGTCGTGTTTACAGGCTTAGTCAATAATATTTTTAATGTTGAATACGAATCCAATGGTTATTTCTTCTTTGGTAATTTTCAAAATGATGCTGGTCAAACAGAGAGTTTTGAAGGTGCAGGTTATTACCCCCAAGCAGGTATTAATTTTTTAGCAGGCGTTACCCTTAAATTTTAA
- a CDS encoding anhydro-N-acetylmuramic acid kinase yields MKSYSVIGVMSGTSLDGVDLAHCQFSFENNTWTFEIKAAITYPYSSVWGEKLQTAHQHSMESLKSLDKDYTILLADYISRFLREHELPPIDFIASHGHTVLHQPERGLTYQIGNLPELAKLTGHKVICDFRVEDVALGGQGAPLVPLGDRLLFGDYEACINLGGFANISFESNDKRIAYDICPVNKVLNPYAITLGVEFDEGGEIAKASTPNKNLLLKLDSLKYYSETAPKSLGIEWLEAYFFPLLESSGLSSEEIIATCTHHFAKKIANSLRNSSRVLFTGGGALNSYVLELIASQTQAQIILPDAKVLHYKEALIFALLGVLRDREETNVLASVTGSSKDHSAGFIYVP; encoded by the coding sequence ATGAAGAGCTATTCTGTTATCGGAGTAATGTCCGGCACCTCACTCGACGGTGTGGATCTTGCACATTGTCAATTCTCTTTTGAAAACAATACGTGGACTTTTGAAATTAAGGCGGCTATTACTTATCCTTATTCTTCAGTTTGGGGGGAAAAGTTGCAAACGGCCCACCAGCACTCTATGGAAAGTCTGAAATCGTTGGATAAAGATTACACCATCCTACTTGCAGATTACATCAGTCGATTCTTAAGAGAACATGAGTTACCTCCCATCGATTTTATAGCTTCTCACGGACATACTGTTTTACATCAACCTGAACGCGGGCTCACCTATCAAATTGGTAATCTACCAGAATTAGCTAAGCTAACGGGTCATAAAGTTATTTGCGATTTTAGAGTTGAAGATGTGGCTTTAGGAGGTCAAGGAGCCCCATTAGTCCCTCTAGGCGATCGACTGTTATTCGGAGATTACGAGGCCTGCATCAACTTAGGAGGCTTTGCAAATATTTCTTTTGAAAGCAACGACAAGCGCATTGCTTACGACATCTGCCCTGTGAATAAAGTCTTGAATCCCTATGCTATTACCTTAGGGGTGGAATTTGACGAAGGAGGTGAAATCGCCAAGGCTTCAACTCCAAATAAAAACCTTCTTTTAAAGCTGGATTCACTCAAGTATTATTCTGAGACAGCCCCGAAATCTTTAGGCATCGAATGGTTGGAAGCTTATTTTTTTCCGCTTTTAGAATCATCGGGATTATCTTCAGAAGAAATTATTGCCACCTGTACACATCACTTCGCCAAAAAGATTGCAAACTCCTTACGCAATAGCTCCCGAGTACTTTTTACAGGCGGTGGTGCTTTAAATTCCTATGTATTAGAACTCATTGCCTCGCAAACTCAAGCTCAGATAATTCTCCCAGACGCTAAAGTTCTTCATTATAAAGAAGCTCTCATTTTTGCTTT
- the pnuC gene encoding nicotinamide riboside transporter PnuC, with product MDLFLDWLFLEYQDTPTHFLVLEIIAIIFGLLSVLFSKKDNILVFPTGIVSTLIFVYILYEYNLLGDMMINAYYFLMSIYGWHRWTQKVDDSHYIPIKEATRRENQQSIFIFLATAVFVCIVYEVFDKWDGWVTYVDVITTGIFFVGMWLMAKKRLENWIYWIIGDLISIPLYYYKGLTFTSFQYILFTIIAVYGFIAWRKNLDKPKTSLLK from the coding sequence GTGGATCTGTTTTTAGATTGGTTATTTTTAGAATATCAAGACACGCCAACACACTTTTTGGTCCTTGAAATTATCGCTATTATTTTTGGGCTTCTAAGTGTTTTGTTTTCAAAAAAAGATAATATTCTCGTATTCCCCACCGGTATTGTAAGTACACTCATCTTTGTGTACATCCTTTATGAGTATAATTTACTCGGTGATATGATGATAAACGCCTACTACTTCCTCATGAGTATTTATGGCTGGCATAGGTGGACTCAAAAGGTAGATGATTCTCATTACATTCCTATTAAAGAGGCAACACGACGAGAAAACCAGCAATCTATTTTTATATTTTTAGCAACTGCAGTTTTCGTCTGTATCGTTTATGAAGTATTCGATAAATGGGACGGTTGGGTAACCTACGTGGATGTGATCACCACAGGAATATTTTTTGTTGGAATGTGGTTAATGGCCAAAAAAAGATTAGAGAATTGGATCTATTGGATCATAGGAGATCTTATCTCAATTCCATTATATTATTACAAAGGTCTTACTTTTACGTCCTTTCAATATATACTTTTTACTATTATTGCCGTTTATGGATTTATAGCATGGAGAAAAAACTTAGACAAGCCGAAGACGAGCTTATTAAAATAG
- a CDS encoding DUF4301 family protein produces the protein MKIHPRDIFHIENHELSIDKIEKDIDYLKKGFPSLEVVKPATLNDGIITFSPEEEETLIDIYQNSEVEAIKFVPASGAASRMFRSLHQFMEEYPASQMDFETFLHQDHYKDLFGFFGTMENLPFYDDLKFALSEKGVDFDTLSQGDKALKLTKQMLAPEGFQMGDFPKGLIPFHKYAEEKLTAFQEHLFEAARYVVKDKEAKVHFTISKDHLDKFQRKLKEVKPKIEDATGVNFNVEFSFQHPSTDTVCLDTNGDLYRDDQGHILFRPAGHGALIQNLNALEGDLVFIKNIDNVAHQDSTDEKSKPTHKYKSILAGKLIQLQDKTFSYLRALEKEACDETIVKEAKAFLRDQLNIHIDLQTKEDVFYYLNRPIRVCGMVINEGAPGGGPFWIKNEDNSVSLQIVEKSQIDLSQPDQKEKMEASTHFNPVDIVCSLKNYRGKPFNLEDFVDTNKGFVANKFVGGKSIKGLELPGLWNGGMAFWNTVFVEVPTHIFNPVKTVLDLLKPGHQPEKNV, from the coding sequence ATGAAGATTCATCCTAGAGACATTTTTCACATCGAAAACCATGAACTCTCTATAGATAAGATAGAAAAAGATATAGACTATTTAAAAAAAGGATTCCCCAGCTTAGAAGTCGTAAAACCTGCAACTCTTAATGATGGGATCATCACTTTTTCCCCTGAAGAAGAAGAGACTTTGATCGATATTTATCAAAATTCTGAGGTAGAGGCTATCAAATTTGTGCCTGCTAGTGGAGCAGCATCAAGGATGTTCAGATCGCTACATCAGTTTATGGAGGAATATCCGGCATCACAGATGGACTTTGAAACTTTTCTTCACCAAGACCATTATAAAGATTTGTTTGGTTTCTTCGGCACTATGGAAAACCTTCCATTTTATGATGATTTAAAATTTGCCTTAAGTGAAAAAGGTGTTGATTTTGATACCCTATCCCAAGGGGATAAAGCTTTGAAGCTAACAAAACAAATGCTGGCTCCTGAAGGTTTTCAGATGGGAGACTTTCCAAAAGGTCTTATTCCATTTCATAAATATGCTGAAGAAAAGCTAACCGCTTTTCAGGAGCATCTCTTTGAAGCGGCTAGGTATGTTGTGAAAGATAAAGAAGCAAAAGTGCACTTTACCATTTCTAAAGATCATTTGGATAAATTTCAAAGAAAACTCAAGGAGGTCAAGCCCAAAATAGAAGACGCAACGGGAGTGAACTTCAACGTAGAGTTTTCTTTCCAACATCCTTCTACAGATACTGTTTGTTTAGACACTAACGGGGATCTTTACAGAGATGATCAGGGTCATATTTTATTTAGACCTGCGGGGCATGGAGCTTTAATCCAGAATTTGAATGCATTGGAAGGAGATCTCGTGTTTATCAAAAATATAGATAATGTTGCTCATCAAGACTCTACAGACGAAAAAAGCAAACCCACACATAAATATAAATCTATTCTTGCCGGGAAACTCATTCAGCTTCAGGACAAAACTTTTAGTTATTTGAGAGCCTTAGAAAAAGAAGCCTGTGATGAAACTATAGTGAAAGAAGCAAAAGCTTTCTTAAGAGATCAGTTGAACATCCATATTGACCTCCAAACGAAAGAAGACGTTTTTTATTACCTCAACAGACCTATACGTGTGTGTGGAATGGTAATAAACGAAGGAGCACCAGGAGGTGGGCCGTTTTGGATAAAAAATGAAGATAACAGTGTTTCTCTCCAAATTGTAGAAAAATCGCAAATAGATTTATCTCAACCTGACCAAAAAGAAAAAATGGAAGCCTCTACCCATTTTAACCCTGTGGATATTGTTTGTAGTTTGAAAAATTATAGAGGTAAACCCTTTAATTTGGAAGATTTCGTCGATACAAATAAAGGCTTTGTTGCAAATAAATTTGTGGGCGGCAAGTCCATAAAAGGACTGGAATTACCAGGTTTATGGAATGGTGGTATGGCTTTTTGGAATACTGTATTTGTAGAAGTTCCTACTCATATATTTAATCCTGTAAAAACAGTTTTAGATTTGCTTAAACCTGGGCACCAACCCGAAAAAAATGTTTAA
- a CDS encoding AAA family ATPase: MEKKLRQAEDELIKIVLYGPESTGKTSLARALALKYNTEWVPEFARDYLQDKYNASAEICKPEDLIPIAEGQLESENFKSQNAKQYVFCDTNVLQTLVYAKAYYKNFQDKILEQCAEECHYAHYFLTYIDTPWVEDDLRDKPNQRKSMFTIFEQELIQRNLPYTILKGDLKQRLYQAASIIKTL; encoded by the coding sequence ATGGAGAAAAAACTTAGACAAGCCGAAGACGAGCTTATTAAAATAGTCCTTTATGGACCAGAATCTACAGGCAAAACGTCGCTTGCTAGAGCTCTAGCTCTTAAGTATAATACGGAGTGGGTTCCAGAATTTGCAAGGGATTATTTACAAGACAAATACAATGCTTCTGCAGAGATTTGTAAACCCGAAGACCTCATCCCTATTGCTGAAGGGCAACTAGAATCTGAAAATTTTAAATCTCAAAATGCAAAGCAATACGTGTTCTGTGATACCAATGTTTTGCAAACTTTAGTCTATGCCAAAGCTTACTACAAAAACTTTCAAGATAAGATTTTAGAGCAATGTGCAGAAGAGTGTCATTATGCTCATTACTTCTTAACTTATATAGACACTCCTTGGGTAGAGGATGATTTACGCGATAAACCTAACCAGAGAAAGTCCATGTTTACTATATTTGAACAAGAGTTGATTCAAAGAAATCTACCTTATACTATTTTAAAAGGAGATTTGAAGCAACGTTTATACCAAGCCGCATCTATTATTAAAACGCTTTAA
- a CDS encoding thiamine-binding protein, whose product MKISVELTLTPIQDDFEPVIINLIKALRASDLTVIENPLSTQVYGEYDKVMDVLQKEVKTAFEAMDRGLLYMKLVKSDRSDYTPHF is encoded by the coding sequence ATGAAAATATCTGTAGAATTAACCCTTACGCCCATCCAAGATGATTTTGAACCTGTCATTATAAACTTAATAAAAGCGTTGCGAGCTTCAGACTTAACTGTGATCGAGAATCCGCTGAGTACTCAAGTCTATGGAGAGTATGATAAAGTGATGGACGTTCTTCAGAAAGAGGTGAAGACCGCTTTTGAAGCCATGGATCGAGGCTTGTTATATATGAAACTAGTAAAGTCTGATAGAAGTGACTACACGCCTCATTTCTGA